The following nucleotide sequence is from Lacinutrix sp. Hel_I_90.
CCGGGTAATACGCTTCTAAATGGTCAAAAACGATACAATTCCCGATACCGTGTTTTATTCCTAATAAGTAACCCAAACCATAACTTAATGCATGAGCAACACCCACTTGCGAATAGGCGATACTCATACCGCCATGCCAACTCGCCATCATCAGTTTATCCTGTGCCTCTTCATTTGATAGGCCATTACCTATAAAAATGTCTTTACACAACTCAAATGCTTTTTCTCCATAGCTTTTACTAAACGCATTTAAATAGGTCCCGTTAAGTGACTCTATACAATGTATATAGCAATCCATGCCCGTATAAAACCATTGTTCTTTTGGCACATCTTTAGCTAATTCAGGATCTAAAACGACCTGATCAAAAGGGGTGTAATCACTATTAATACCTAGCTTGCGCTCTGGCCCAGTAAGTATGGTTGTGCGCGAGACCTCTGCTCCTGTTCCAGAAATAGTAGGCACGCCAACATGATAAATGGCTGGATTTTTAACCAGATCCCAACCTTGATAATCTTTAGCCTCGCCATCATTGGTAAGCATAATAGAAACCGCTT
It contains:
- a CDS encoding iron-containing alcohol dehydrogenase family protein, with the protein product MSFRNFPMVSRVIFGRGSFNQLGDIISPKRLNTKAPFIFFVDDVFKGDPWLTSRIPLSYEDKLVYVSAAEEPKTDQIDQLVEEIILNFKELPSGIIGIGGGSVLDVAKAVSIMLTNDGEAKDYQGWDLVKNPAIYHVGVPTISGTGAEVSRTTILTGPERKLGINSDYTPFDQVVLDPELAKDVPKEQWFYTGMDCYIHCIESLNGTYLNAFSKSYGEKAFELCKDIFIGNGLSNEEAQDKLMMASWHGGMSIAYSQVGVAHALSYGLGYLLGIKHGIGNCIVFDHLEAYYPEGVRLFKEMKAKHDIQLPLGICADLSDKEFDTMIDVALSLEPLWENAIGKNWKKTITREALRELYEKM